The genomic window CCGATAGGTTCAGGGCAGTGCATGTGATGAAAATTGTACATCTCTCTGACCTGACTGCACTGAATAGGATGTAGAGTCTTCGTCCAATGATCATCTAGCGGTCCGTTATTGCATAAAGCTGACTGTAGTTGGTGATGAACATTCCCCCCTGTCATAAATTGACGAAGAGCTTTGGCTACCATTTTCCTGTCAACTGTAAATACGACTTCCACTTCGGTTGAATTCCAAGCTTTTTCATACGTTTGTCCCAACAACCTAAATGCCTCAGAGCATTTTTGGAATGTACACTTATCTTCGAAAACATTCGTCTGATGTAAGAAGTCGGCGGTGCTTGTGAAACAGTCCCCAATGAGTTTGCATCGATTGCAGTGCATAATGATATGCTGTGGAGGAAATTTGTCAATGTGTTCCGGAAGTAGGAGGTTCAATCCATTCGTAACGTTACACAATGTCTGTTTGGAATAGCTACATGACAAGAATTGAAGGATGTCTTGTACACAGGACATGACGTTGGGTGGCGACCCTAAACAGACCATACAGTGATGCAGCACTGCTGTTTTCAGCTTATATGTTGTGGGTACTCCTGTAGTTAATGGGAAACTAGAGTATAAGCATTCatttataaatttcataatCATATACGCATAGCGATGATAGACATGGGTCTCTCTAAGGATTCTGATTTCGCGGACACAGTTGGAAATTTTCCAACACAGTTCATGTGTTTTCTTGTTGCATCCCTTCCCTACCAGGAAGCAATGGTGTTCCAAATCTTCAGTGGTTTCCATGTTTTCATGTTGCATAGAGGATAGGAATTTACTCCCAAGTTCTGATTTTCTTTGTATTAATTCAATTGCTGGAACAAAATCTATCAAAACGATGACTGGTTTTTCATTTCGAACTCCAGATTGTGGTGTCAATTTGTTTGTGTTGCTTGTCCACTCAAAAACAAGACTACATCCATGGAAATATGGCGAACCAGTGGTAGTTCCAGTGGCCAACCTCAGGACCCCCGTCTCCTTGGTTACTTTGCAGCAAGTGCATTCTTCGGAGTACtgtatcattttatataatgttccATGGGAGAATATCTTGCAGCAGTTACTACTATCGACAATATTTATAGCGGTATCAAACCGGTAGCAGTTACACAATGCACTTACGGATTTCAACAGGTCAAAATTGAAAGCAAATGCTAGTCTTCCTTGATTCAGTGCATTCAGTTTCCCTAACGATTTgaatttattacaatatttgtcCATGTGTCTTTGGTGGTCTAGTATAAGCATGAAGCCAGAACAACCGTCTTCCAGTGTAAACTTTGGCGGATACTTAAGATGTGCTAGATAATCAAATTCGATAATATAATGACCGTCATCCGAACGCCTCCAGTTCCTTGTTTCCTCCGCCATGCTCCCACAAGCTACTATGCGGGAAACGTCAAAGAATGGATGCGTCTTTCTCAAACTTCCAGCTAAATTATTGAGTAATGTTTCTACTGCATTCTTCATTTCGAAAATTTCTTGGCTTTTGAAGTCTACGAataaattgtattgtatttccGAAACAAAACGCTCCATGATATCTGAAAGCATGTacaaaattgattaatttaatgaaatagttATAGATGCACCCCTGTAAAACTTTAAACTCATTCTgtgctaaaaaaaaaagaaaggaaaagaaaaaacatgTTATGGttgaagaatttgtttaaattggATCGATTGTCCTCCCGTTTAGATTTTACGCATAATTACATGATACCTTTAAATAAGCTCATATGCAGTACAGGTTCATTA from Pecten maximus chromosome 1, xPecMax1.1, whole genome shotgun sequence includes these protein-coding regions:
- the LOC117334518 gene encoding uncharacterized protein LOC117334518; amino-acid sequence: MERFVSEIQYNLFVDFKSQEIFEMKNAVETLLNNLAGSLRKTHPFFDVSRIVACGSMAEETRNWRRSDDGHYIIEFDYLAHLKYPPKFTLEDGCSGFMLILDHQRHMDKYCNKFKSLGKLNALNQGRLAFAFNFDLLKSVSALCNCYRFDTAINIVDSSNCCKIFSHGTLYKMIQYSEECTCCKVTKETGVLRLATGTTTGSPYFHGCSLVFEWTSNTNKLTPQSGVRNEKPVIVLIDFVPAIELIQRKSELGSKFLSSMQHENMETTEDLEHHCFLVGKGCNKKTHELCWKISNCVREIRILRETHVYHRYAYMIMKFINECLYSSFPLTTGVPTTYKLKTAVLHHCMVCLGSPPNVMSCVQDILQFLSCSYSKQTLCNVTNGLNLLLPEHIDKFPPQHIIMHCNRCKLIGDCFTSTADFLHQTNVFEDKCTFQKCSEAFRLLGQTYEKAWNSTEVEVVFTVDRKMVAKALRQFMTGGNVHHQLQSALCNNGPLDDHWTKTLHPIQCSQVREMYNFHHMHCPEPIGREVTSKERLLTNCKINSGYYNWNNESRLEWFNCMKEDNFAQDALDSEYTAEILFIPTSMGWAHKASL